The sequence ATGCCCCTGCCAATGCCGCGCGCCATCCTGTTTGACCTTGACGGCACCCTCGCCGACACCGCACCGGATCTGGCAGGAGCGCTCAACCGCCTGCGCAACGAGCGCGGCTTGAGCAGCACACCTTACGCCCAATTGCGTCCCCACACTTCAGCCGGCGCGCGCGGCATGATAGGCGCCGCCTTCGGCTTGAAGCCGGGCGATGCCGACTATGAAGAATTGCGCGTCGGCTTTTTGGCCCACTACGCGGCCGCGCTGGCGGTCGACAGCACGCTGTTCGACGGCATCCCTGCCCTCCTGAAAGCATTGCGCCAGCGCCAGCTCGGCTGGGGTGTGGTGACCAACAAGGCGGCCGTATTCACCGATCCGCTGGTGGCCCAGATCGGCCTGGCGGATGCCGATTGCGTCATTTCCGGCGACACCACCGCCCACTCGAAACCGCATCCGGAGCCACTGCTGGAAGCCGCGCGGCGCCTCAATCTGCAACCGCAGGAATGCTGGTATGTAGGCGACGACCTGCGCGATATCCAGGCTGGGCGCGCCGCCGGCATGGCTACCGTCGCCGCCGCCTGGGGTTATTGCGGCGACAGCGCCCCAGACAGCTGGGAAGCCGATGCCCTGATAGATACGCCGCTGCAATTG comes from Collimonas pratensis and encodes:
- a CDS encoding HAD-IA family hydrolase, coding for MPLPMPRAILFDLDGTLADTAPDLAGALNRLRNERGLSSTPYAQLRPHTSAGARGMIGAAFGLKPGDADYEELRVGFLAHYAAALAVDSTLFDGIPALLKALRQRQLGWGVVTNKAAVFTDPLVAQIGLADADCVISGDTTAHSKPHPEPLLEAARRLNLQPQECWYVGDDLRDIQAGRAAGMATVAAAWGYCGDSAPDSWEADALIDTPLQLLTLLPQQ